From the genome of Rathayibacter sp. VKM Ac-2804:
GTCGAGCTCGCCGTCGAGGTAGGCGCGCTCGACGCGCTGGCGCTCGCCCATGTCCTGGGTGGAGTTGAGGAACTCGGCGCGCACGCCGTTCGCGCGCAGGGCGTCGACCTGGTCCTGCATCAGGGCGATCAGCGGTGAGACGACGACGCCGGTGCCCGGCCGGACGATCGAGGGGATCTGGTAGCAGAGCGACTTGCCGCCGCCGGTGGGCATCAGCACGACCGCGTCGCCGCCGCCGATGACCTGCTCGACGATGGCCTGCTGCTCGCCGCGGAACGAGCCGTAGCCGAAGACCCGCTCGAGGATCTCCTGGGCCGCGGCGGAGGACCCGGCCCCGGCGTCCGCGGTCGGGAGCTCGGCGGTCGAGAGGGCGGTCGCGGTGGGCTCTGTCACCCGTGGAACTCTACCCGCCGCCTCCGACGCGGCCCCGGGCGAGCGGCGTTCTGGGGACGGTCGCGGCGGGTGCGGGGTTGGGGAGGAGGGACGGGCACGGCGGGGTGGCGGCGGCTGGAGTGCCTCCGGCTCGCGATACGGCCTCGGGCACGCAGGAACCGGTCGATTGCACGAGCCGGAGGTGGACTCACGAGCCGAAGGTCGGCGGGAAGCGGGCGAGCGAGGAGCCTGCGGGCGAGGCGAGAGGCCGGCGGGCGGGGCGAGAGGCCGGCGGTGTCAGAGGTCGGTGATCGTCTTGGTGTCGCCGTCCCAGAAGCGGATGCTCGCGAGACCGACGGGAAAGGGCTCGCCGAGAAGGGGGACGGCCTGGGCGAGCTGCTCGGCGCGGAGTCGGCGGGACACGCTGATGTGCGGGGTCCAGGACTCGGGGAGCGAGGTGGGCACGGCGCCCGGCATCAGCTCGGTCGCGCGGGCGTGCAGGGCGTCGAGGGCGGGCGAGCGCACGGCTCCCCACGCCAGCACGAAGCGGCCGGCGTGCGGGAACAGCAGCACGGCGCCGAGCTCGACGGTCGCCGGGAGCTCGCCGAGCGCGCCTGGCAGCGGCGGGGTCAGCTCGGGGCCGGCGAGGAGGGTGAGGTGCGGGCGGTTGCTGGCTGAGGTGTGCAGCGCGAGGCTCGGGATGCCGGCCGCCTCGAGCGCCTCCCACTGGCCGCGGATCCGGGCCTCCGACTCCGGGTCGAGGAGGACTTCGAGGCTGCGCATGCCCCCATCCTGCCGCGCCGACCGGCCGCTCGCGGCTGCTCGCCCGGTCCGCGCCCGCGCGGCCGCGCGACCCTCCAGAAGTCGCGGTAGTCGACGGCGACTACCGCAACTACTGCGTACTCGACGCATCTCCGCCTGGCTCGGAGCGTGGAGGGCCGCGCGACCTTCCAGAAGTCGCGGTAGTCGGGCGCGACTACCGCGACTTCTGGGAAGTGGGGTGGGCGGCGACGGAGCGTGCGGGTCAGCCGATGGTCACCAGGGCGGAGAGCAGCTCCGGGGCGCGGCGGTCGAGGACGCGGCCGCCGACGCGGATGCCGACGAGGGCGAAGACCGTGCCGAGCACCAGGGCGGCGGCGAGCGCGGCGAGACCGAGGCCGACGCTCCCGCCGACCAGCGAGACCGTGCCGAGGACGAGCGACGGCAGCGACAGCAGCGCGGTCGCGCCCATGCTGACGAGCATCACGACGCTCGAGATCATCCCGGAGCCGGGCGGGGTCTTCAGCGGGCTGTCGCCGGGGGCCGGCACGGGGTAGACGACCAGCGCGGACGCGACGCTCGAGACGCCGAAGCCGCTGAGCACCAGCGCGAGCGACATGCCGAGGACGGCGGGGATCGACTCCGGCCGACCCGCGTAGAGGCAGGTGCCGACGGCGACGATCAGCACGGCCGGCACACCGATGAGGCCGGCGGCGATGACGCGGCCGGCGCGGTCGGCCGAGCCCGCGACTCCGGAGCTGACGTGCGCGGCCCAGGCGGTGCCGTCGTAGGAGACGTCGGCGCAGAGGGTCACCCCGAAGATCAGCGCGAT
Proteins encoded in this window:
- a CDS encoding 2'-5' RNA ligase family protein, with protein sequence MRSLEVLLDPESEARIRGQWEALEAAGIPSLALHTSASNRPHLTLLAGPELTPPLPGALGELPATVELGAVLLFPHAGRFVLAWGAVRSPALDALHARATELMPGAVPTSLPESWTPHISVSRRLRAEQLAQAVPLLGEPFPVGLASIRFWDGDTKTITDL